A single region of the Leptothrix cholodnii SP-6 genome encodes:
- a CDS encoding DUF547 domain-containing protein — MTPTRHFESRRRQLLTLGAGLACGLLAGPALAQAGAFDHSHAAWTALLKKHVVLLDGGKASRLAYAGLAADRAALKAYLATLSAVSPAVFEGFGKAQQMAFLINAYNAWTAELILTRYPKLESIKDLGSLFQSPWKQKFVPLLGTTMTLDGIEHDTLRVRGRYDDPRIHFAVNCASIGCPMLREEAFVAERLDAQLDEQARRFMADRSRNRYNVSAGKLEVSKIFDWYGGDFTLGHKGIGSAAEFYARHADQLADAPADRERIRSQKLPVSYLDYDWALNDARR, encoded by the coding sequence ATGACACCGACCCGCCACTTCGAATCGCGCCGCCGCCAGCTGCTGACGCTGGGTGCCGGACTGGCCTGCGGCCTGCTCGCCGGGCCCGCGCTGGCGCAGGCCGGCGCCTTCGATCACAGCCACGCGGCCTGGACGGCGCTGCTGAAAAAACACGTCGTGCTGCTCGACGGCGGCAAGGCCTCGCGGCTGGCCTATGCCGGCCTGGCAGCCGACCGGGCCGCGCTGAAGGCCTATCTGGCGACGCTGTCGGCGGTCAGCCCGGCGGTGTTCGAGGGCTTCGGCAAGGCGCAGCAGATGGCCTTCCTGATCAACGCCTACAACGCCTGGACGGCCGAGCTGATCCTCACCCGTTACCCGAAGCTCGAATCGATCAAGGACCTCGGCAGCCTGTTCCAGAGCCCCTGGAAGCAGAAGTTCGTGCCGCTGCTCGGCACCACGATGACACTCGACGGCATCGAGCACGACACCCTGCGCGTGCGCGGCCGCTACGACGACCCGCGCATCCACTTCGCCGTCAACTGCGCCTCGATCGGCTGCCCGATGCTGCGCGAGGAGGCCTTCGTGGCCGAGCGGCTCGACGCCCAGCTCGACGAGCAGGCCCGGCGTTTCATGGCCGACCGCAGCCGCAACCGCTACAACGTGTCGGCCGGCAAGCTGGAGGTCTCGAAGATCTTCGACTGGTACGGCGGCGACTTCACGCTCGGCCACAAGGGCATCGGCTCGGCCGCCGAGTTCTATGCCCGCCATGCCGACCAGCTGGCCGATGCGCCGGCCGATCGGGAACGCATCCGCAGCCAGAAGCTGCCGGTGTCGTATCTCGACTACGACTGGGCGCTCAACGACGCGCGCCGATGA
- a CDS encoding DUF3047 domain-containing protein has translation MATAACAQAPTGPVWIGRFGSEPAPWREVTVNAKLTPNRFRLRDWDGVAALEVTSQRSMSLFARPITIDLAATPVLCWRWRIDAPLASADLLTRQGDDYAARVYVSLAIPPDQQDFALRTQLRVARAIWGPEVPDAALNYVWDNRQPVGTVRPNAYTDRTMMIVQRSGAAGSGQWLQERRDVGRDAQTQFGASATPVQVAVTADTDNTGESARAGFADLHFVARSAPCVDTPDASPR, from the coding sequence ATGGCCACGGCCGCGTGCGCGCAGGCACCGACCGGGCCGGTCTGGATCGGCCGGTTCGGCAGCGAGCCGGCGCCCTGGCGCGAGGTGACGGTCAACGCCAAGCTCACGCCCAACCGCTTTCGCCTGCGCGACTGGGACGGCGTGGCCGCGCTCGAGGTGACGTCGCAACGCAGCATGTCGCTGTTCGCCCGCCCGATCACGATCGACCTCGCCGCCACGCCGGTGCTGTGCTGGCGCTGGCGCATCGACGCGCCGCTGGCGAGCGCCGATCTGCTGACCCGGCAGGGCGACGACTACGCCGCGCGGGTCTACGTCAGCCTGGCGATCCCGCCCGATCAGCAGGATTTCGCGCTGCGCACGCAACTCAGGGTGGCGCGCGCGATCTGGGGCCCCGAGGTGCCCGATGCGGCGCTCAACTACGTGTGGGACAACCGCCAGCCGGTCGGCACCGTGCGGCCCAATGCCTACACCGATCGCACGATGATGATCGTGCAGCGCTCGGGCGCGGCCGGATCGGGGCAGTGGCTGCAGGAGCGGCGCGACGTGGGCCGCGATGCCCAGACGCAGTTCGGCGCGTCCGCCACGCCGGTTCAGGTGGCCGTGACGGCCGACACCGACAACACGGGCGAATCGGCCCGCGCGGGCTTTGCCGATCTGCATTTCGTGGCGCGCTCGGCGCCTTGTGTCGACACGCCGGACGCGTCGCCGCGCTGA
- a CDS encoding FAD-dependent oxidoreductase: MSPTRQLLLIGGGHAHAQVVLDWLRAPLPGVALTLVSPTPLAAYSGMVPGWLAGDYRYDEICIDLVALCRAAGVHFIQAEVTALDAGARCVQLADGRSLAYDLLSLNIGSTLTPPLLAGRQVLSLRPLGALREGWERSLNALQDWPIERPLSVTAVGGGAAGAESLLAVRARLLRERPGLRVQARLVTRGPQLLAGMAAGAARRLGGVLAAAGVTVQAGTPYSEALGQASDLLLWATGAQAHAWPGVSGLAVDGSGFVRVDAHLRSVSHPQVWAVGDCAAWAEPLPKAGVYAVRMGPVLTRNLRAALGDGAARPYRPQRRYLALLATGDGQAIASWGALSAQGRWLWRWKDRIDRSFIARFRVDRARLGVAAGAEDASA; the protein is encoded by the coding sequence ATGAGCCCGACCCGACAACTGCTGCTGATCGGCGGCGGCCACGCCCACGCGCAGGTGGTGCTCGACTGGCTGCGCGCGCCGCTGCCCGGCGTGGCGCTGACGCTGGTCTCGCCCACGCCACTGGCGGCGTATTCGGGCATGGTGCCGGGCTGGCTGGCGGGCGACTACCGCTACGACGAGATCTGCATCGACCTGGTGGCGCTGTGCCGCGCCGCGGGTGTGCACTTCATCCAGGCCGAGGTGACGGCGCTCGATGCCGGCGCGCGGTGCGTGCAGCTCGCCGACGGTCGCTCACTGGCCTATGACCTGCTCTCGCTCAACATCGGCTCGACGCTGACGCCGCCGCTGCTGGCCGGGCGGCAGGTGCTGTCGCTGCGGCCGCTGGGCGCGTTGCGCGAGGGCTGGGAGCGCAGTCTGAACGCGCTGCAGGACTGGCCGATCGAGCGGCCATTGAGCGTCACCGCGGTGGGCGGCGGCGCGGCGGGTGCTGAGTCGCTGCTGGCGGTGCGCGCACGGCTGCTGCGCGAGCGGCCCGGCTTGCGGGTGCAGGCCCGGCTCGTCACGCGGGGGCCGCAGTTGCTGGCGGGCATGGCCGCAGGTGCGGCGCGGCGGCTGGGCGGCGTGCTGGCTGCGGCCGGCGTGACGGTTCAGGCCGGCACACCGTACAGCGAGGCACTCGGGCAGGCGAGCGACCTGCTGCTGTGGGCCACCGGTGCCCAGGCGCATGCCTGGCCGGGCGTGAGCGGTCTGGCGGTCGACGGATCGGGTTTCGTGCGGGTGGACGCGCATCTGCGCTCGGTCTCGCACCCGCAAGTCTGGGCGGTCGGTGACTGCGCCGCCTGGGCCGAACCGCTGCCCAAGGCCGGCGTCTACGCGGTGCGCATGGGCCCGGTGTTGACGCGCAACCTACGCGCGGCGCTGGGCGACGGCGCTGCCCGCCCGTATCGGCCGCAACGGCGCTACCTGGCGCTGCTGGCCACCGGCGACGGCCAGGCGATCGCTTCATGGGGCGCCCTGTCGGCGCAGGGGCGCTGGCTGTGGCGCTGGAAGGACCGCATCGATCGCAGCTTCATCGCGCGCTTTCGGGTCGACCGCGCACGGCTCGGGGTCGCAGCCGGCGCAGAGGACGCTTCAGCATGA
- a CDS encoding MlaE family ABC transporter permease → MGVDLNGHEWRQDGAGWTLILRGDWCGDAGTRLTPPPAAARQVSVDARALGAWDGGLAAALHQCLAPLHQRAVPLQLQDLPPGVRSVLELALSVVRVSAPERAAAPVGVAAIGHRLAISWVECMATAAFFGEVLIALGRLLRGRSDLQGVDLWRQVDQAGPLSVPIVSLTCFLVGLMLAYMGGAQLHRIGAPSFIPDVVTVGMVRELAGLMTGVILAGRLGAAFAAQIGSMQAGEEIDALRALGVDPIGYLVLPRLLALLLVAPMLVAIGMLVGVLAGLPAAVAAYGLSPTEYLHKSAAALTWTHLWIGLFKGMMYLGLVALAGCREGLRAGRDAQAVGAATTTAVVKALVWIVAAACGSTVVLQSLGF, encoded by the coding sequence ATGGGTGTCGACTTGAACGGCCACGAGTGGCGCCAGGACGGCGCCGGCTGGACGCTGATCCTGCGCGGCGACTGGTGCGGTGACGCCGGCACCCGGCTCACGCCGCCCCCCGCGGCGGCGCGGCAGGTCAGCGTCGACGCCCGTGCGCTCGGCGCCTGGGACGGTGGCCTGGCCGCCGCGCTGCACCAGTGCCTGGCACCGCTGCACCAGCGCGCCGTGCCGCTGCAGCTGCAGGACTTGCCGCCGGGCGTTCGCAGCGTGCTGGAGCTGGCGCTGTCGGTGGTGCGGGTGTCGGCGCCCGAGCGTGCGGCCGCGCCGGTCGGGGTGGCCGCGATCGGCCACCGGCTGGCGATTTCGTGGGTCGAATGCATGGCCACGGCGGCGTTTTTCGGCGAGGTGCTGATCGCGCTGGGCCGGCTGCTGCGCGGGCGCAGCGACCTGCAGGGTGTCGACCTGTGGCGCCAGGTCGACCAGGCCGGGCCGCTGAGCGTGCCGATCGTCTCGCTGACCTGTTTCCTGGTCGGCCTGATGCTGGCCTACATGGGCGGCGCCCAGCTGCACCGCATCGGCGCGCCGTCCTTCATCCCCGACGTGGTGACAGTGGGCATGGTGCGCGAGCTCGCCGGGCTGATGACCGGCGTGATCCTGGCCGGCCGGCTGGGCGCGGCGTTTGCGGCCCAGATCGGCAGCATGCAGGCCGGCGAGGAGATCGACGCGCTGCGCGCCCTGGGCGTCGACCCGATCGGCTACCTGGTGCTGCCGCGCCTGCTGGCGCTGCTGCTGGTGGCGCCGATGCTGGTGGCCATCGGCATGCTGGTGGGCGTGCTGGCCGGTCTGCCCGCGGCGGTGGCGGCCTATGGCCTGTCGCCGACCGAGTACCTGCACAAGAGCGCCGCCGCGCTGACCTGGACCCACCTGTGGATCGGCCTCTTCAAGGGCATGATGTACCTCGGCCTGGTGGCGCTGGCGGGCTGCCGCGAGGGCCTGCGTGCCGGCCGCGACGCCCAGGCCGTGGGTGCGGCCACCACCACTGCGGTGGTCAAGGCGCTGGTCTGGATCGTGGCGGCGGCCTGCGGCTCGACCGTCGTGCTGCAGAGCCTGGGCTTCTAG
- a CDS encoding DMT family transporter, protein MKLSHSRAVLVMLLVTLLWSIAGVVSRHLEAARSFEVTFWRSAACALALLVILARQRGGLRALWRGIGEGGALMWWSGLCWSVMFTAFMMALTLTTVANVLITMALAPLFTALISRVWLGHRLAPRTWVAIVVAGAGIAWMFGSQLSGEGAPLLGTLVALTVPIGGAIMWTLAQHNVRQHPDQRADMLLAVLIGAVISSLLTLPPAWPLQGTLRDIGLLSMLGVVQLAIPCLLAVAAGKVLKAPEASLLGLLEIIFGVTWTWLGTAESPTPAVLGGGALVIGALAANEALALFGSRRLAAATGPA, encoded by the coding sequence ATGAAGTTGAGCCATTCCCGCGCCGTCCTGGTGATGCTGCTGGTCACGCTGCTGTGGAGCATCGCCGGCGTGGTGTCGCGCCACCTCGAGGCGGCCCGTTCGTTCGAGGTCACGTTCTGGCGCAGCGCCGCCTGTGCGCTGGCGCTGCTGGTGATCCTGGCCCGGCAGCGCGGCGGCCTGCGCGCGCTCTGGCGTGGCATCGGCGAGGGCGGCGCGCTGATGTGGTGGTCCGGCCTGTGCTGGAGCGTCATGTTCACCGCCTTCATGATGGCGCTCACGCTCACCACCGTGGCCAACGTGCTGATCACGATGGCGCTGGCACCGCTGTTCACCGCGCTGATCTCGCGGGTCTGGCTCGGCCACCGGCTGGCGCCGCGCACCTGGGTGGCGATCGTGGTGGCCGGTGCGGGCATCGCCTGGATGTTCGGCTCGCAGTTGAGCGGCGAAGGCGCGCCGCTGCTGGGCACGCTGGTGGCGCTGACGGTGCCGATCGGCGGCGCCATCATGTGGACGCTGGCCCAGCACAACGTGCGCCAGCATCCCGACCAGCGCGCCGACATGCTGCTGGCGGTGCTGATCGGTGCCGTCATTTCGTCGCTGCTGACGCTGCCGCCGGCCTGGCCGCTGCAGGGCACGCTGCGCGACATCGGTCTGCTGTCGATGCTGGGCGTGGTTCAGCTGGCGATTCCCTGCCTGCTGGCGGTGGCCGCCGGCAAGGTGCTCAAGGCGCCCGAGGCCTCGCTGCTCGGCCTGCTCGAGATCATCTTCGGCGTCACCTGGACCTGGCTGGGCACCGCCGAGTCGCCCACGCCGGCGGTGCTGGGCGGTGGCGCGCTGGTGATCGGTGCACTGGCCGCCAACGAGGCGCTGGCCTTGTTCGGCAGCCGCCGACTGGCCGCGGCAACCGGTCCGGCCTGA
- a CDS encoding ABC transporter ATP-binding protein yields the protein MRSTPTPLVQVQALALRHGEFTVQRDLDFDVRRGEVFVIAGASGCGKSTLLRHLIGLQPPAAGRVLLDGDDLYVGDDHRLAALRRRFGVMFQAGALWSSMTVGENLMLPMRLHTTLSPAAQRQQAQFKLALVGLDGCFDLEPAALSGGMRKRAAIARSLALDPALLFLDEPSAGLDPVNAARLDELVLKLRDHLGTTVVMVTHEIDSVFAVADRLLYLDEQEKTMTALDAPQTLLDHGPPRVREFLQRGHLR from the coding sequence ATGCGTTCGACCCCGACCCCGCTCGTGCAGGTGCAGGCCCTGGCCCTGCGCCACGGCGAGTTCACGGTCCAGCGCGATCTCGACTTCGACGTGCGCCGCGGCGAGGTCTTCGTCATCGCCGGCGCCAGCGGCTGCGGCAAGAGCACGCTGCTGCGCCACCTGATCGGCCTGCAGCCGCCGGCGGCCGGTCGGGTACTGCTCGACGGCGACGACCTCTACGTCGGCGACGACCACCGCCTGGCCGCGCTGCGCCGGCGCTTCGGCGTGATGTTCCAGGCCGGCGCGCTCTGGAGCTCGATGACGGTGGGCGAGAACCTGATGCTGCCGATGCGCCTGCACACCACGCTGTCGCCGGCGGCGCAGCGCCAGCAGGCGCAGTTCAAGCTCGCGCTGGTCGGGCTCGACGGCTGTTTCGACCTCGAACCGGCGGCGCTGTCGGGCGGCATGCGCAAGCGTGCGGCGATCGCGCGCTCGCTGGCGCTCGACCCGGCGCTGCTGTTTCTCGACGAGCCCAGCGCCGGCCTCGACCCGGTAAACGCCGCCCGCCTCGACGAGCTGGTGCTCAAGTTGCGCGACCATCTGGGCACCACGGTGGTGATGGTCACGCACGAGATCGACAGCGTGTTCGCCGTCGCCGACCGTTTGCTCTACCTCGACGAACAGGAAAAGACCATGACCGCGCTCGACGCCCCGCAGACCCTGCTCGACCACGGCCCGCCGCGGGTGCGCGAGTTCCTGCAGCGAGGCCATCTGCGATGA
- a CDS encoding MlaD family protein: MTPRPHALRIGLFAIGGLALLVMAVASVFGGRLFADSERAVLHFNGSIYGLQIGAPVVFRGVRMGGVVSIGLVNDAQGAGFQIPVVVELDSELLRSLQGRPAGAASAADADAAVLPALVARGLSGQLAMQSLLTGLLYVDLDLRPDGSTARYGRVPDGMVEIPTTATRLQTLQAQLEGLDFGQLAKDLSAIAATTRGFVASPELRQSLDDLAQTSGSLRRLSATLERRAGPLADGVGRALAQTGQAADQVGAAASRAGTAVGQIGAAAEQIGATTRRADAVIAQGPPLMRSLQQAADELSRTAVALRQATSADAGVVQNADRALADVARAARAVRELAELLEQQPESLIRGRRDPP, translated from the coding sequence ATGACGCCGCGTCCGCACGCCCTGCGCATCGGCCTGTTCGCGATCGGCGGCCTGGCGCTGCTGGTGATGGCCGTCGCCAGCGTCTTCGGCGGCCGGCTGTTCGCCGACTCGGAACGCGCGGTGCTGCATTTCAACGGCTCGATCTACGGCCTGCAGATCGGCGCGCCGGTGGTGTTCCGCGGCGTGCGCATGGGTGGCGTGGTGTCGATCGGGCTGGTCAACGATGCGCAGGGCGCGGGTTTCCAGATCCCGGTGGTGGTCGAGCTCGACAGCGAGCTGCTGCGCAGCCTGCAAGGCCGGCCGGCCGGCGCGGCATCGGCCGCCGATGCCGATGCCGCCGTGCTGCCTGCGCTGGTGGCGCGTGGCCTGAGCGGCCAGCTCGCCATGCAGAGCCTGCTCACCGGCCTGCTGTACGTCGACCTCGACCTGCGCCCGGACGGCTCGACCGCACGTTACGGCCGGGTGCCCGACGGCATGGTCGAGATCCCGACCACTGCCACCCGCCTGCAGACGCTGCAGGCCCAGCTCGAAGGCCTCGACTTCGGCCAGCTCGCCAAGGACCTCTCTGCCATCGCCGCCACCACGCGCGGTTTCGTCGCCAGCCCCGAGCTGCGCCAGTCGCTCGACGATCTGGCGCAGACCAGCGGCTCGCTGCGACGCCTGAGCGCGACGCTCGAACGCCGCGCCGGCCCGCTGGCCGACGGCGTCGGGCGCGCCCTGGCGCAGACCGGCCAGGCCGCCGATCAGGTCGGTGCTGCCGCCAGCCGGGCCGGCACGGCGGTCGGGCAGATCGGTGCCGCGGCCGAGCAGATCGGCGCCACCACGCGCCGCGCCGACGCCGTGATCGCGCAAGGCCCGCCGCTCATGCGCAGCCTGCAGCAGGCCGCCGACGAGCTGTCGCGCACCGCAGTGGCGCTGCGCCAGGCCACCAGCGCCGACGCCGGCGTGGTGCAGAACGCCGACCGCGCGTTGGCCGACGTGGCGCGTGCCGCCCGCGCCGTGCGTGAACTCGCCGAGCTGCTGGAACAGCAGCCCGAGTCGCTGATCCGCGGCCGGCGCGATCCGCCTTGA
- a CDS encoding FAD-dependent oxidoreductase, giving the protein MAAAPRRAVWIGLAAFALLTVVLYRQFDVGQWLTLDALKASRDALIARYEARPIATLAAYFVIYVVATALSLPGAVILTLAGGALFGLGIGLVVVSFASSLGALLAFLAARYLLRDRLQARFGAQLAPINEGIRRDGTFYLLTLRLVPVFPFVVINLLAGLAPISAARFYVVSQIGMLVGTAVYVNAGTQLAGIQTPADVLSPALLGSFVLLGVFPLIAKFVADALRRRKVYAKWPRPRSFDRNLVVIGAGAGGLVTAYIAAAVKAKVTLVEGHKMGGDCLNYGCVPSKALIRSAKAMHQIRRAEALGVRGAAGEVDFAAVMARIRRVVRDIEPHDSVERYTALGVDVVQGQARITSPWSVEISTPTGVQTLTTRSIVIATGARPFVPTIPGLAEVGFLTSDTLWGLTELPRRLLVLGGGPIGCELAQSFARLGSAVTQVEMAPQVMGREDAEVSALVAQALRADGVELLTGHQAIRCEQDGGVKRLIVRHGDAERAIEFDTLLCAVGRSPRVEGFGLEELGIALTARKTVETDAYLQTLYPNIYAVGDVAGPYQFTHTASHQAWYAAVNALFGRFKRFKADYSVIPWATFTDPEVARVGLSEAEARERGIAVEVTRYGIDDLDRAIADGSAHGFVKVLTVPGKDRILGATIVGEHAADLLAEFVLAMKHGLGLNKILGTIHTYPTLAEANKYAAGNWKRAHAPQRLLAWVERFHAWERT; this is encoded by the coding sequence ATGGCCGCCGCGCCCAGACGCGCCGTCTGGATCGGCCTGGCCGCGTTCGCGCTGCTCACCGTGGTGCTGTACCGGCAGTTCGATGTCGGCCAGTGGCTCACGCTCGATGCCCTCAAGGCCAGCCGCGACGCGCTGATCGCCCGATACGAGGCCCGCCCGATCGCCACGCTGGCGGCGTACTTCGTGATCTACGTCGTCGCCACCGCGCTGTCGCTGCCCGGCGCGGTGATCCTGACGCTGGCCGGCGGCGCGCTGTTCGGGCTGGGCATCGGGCTGGTGGTGGTGTCGTTCGCGTCGAGCCTGGGCGCGCTGCTGGCCTTCCTGGCCGCGCGCTACCTGCTGCGCGACCGGCTGCAGGCGCGCTTCGGCGCGCAGCTGGCGCCGATCAACGAAGGCATCCGGCGCGACGGCACCTTCTACCTGCTGACGCTGCGGCTGGTGCCGGTGTTCCCGTTCGTGGTGATCAACCTGCTGGCCGGCCTGGCGCCGATCAGCGCGGCACGCTTCTACGTCGTCAGCCAGATCGGCATGCTGGTCGGCACCGCCGTGTACGTGAACGCCGGCACCCAGCTCGCGGGCATCCAGACGCCGGCCGACGTGCTGTCGCCCGCGCTGCTCGGCAGCTTCGTGCTGCTGGGCGTGTTTCCGCTGATCGCCAAGTTCGTCGCCGACGCGCTGCGGCGCCGCAAGGTCTACGCAAAGTGGCCGCGGCCCAGGTCGTTCGACCGCAACCTGGTCGTGATCGGCGCGGGCGCGGGCGGGCTGGTGACGGCCTACATCGCCGCGGCGGTCAAGGCGAAGGTGACGCTGGTCGAAGGCCACAAGATGGGCGGCGACTGCCTGAACTACGGCTGCGTGCCGAGCAAGGCGCTGATCCGCTCGGCCAAGGCGATGCACCAGATCCGCCGGGCCGAGGCGCTGGGCGTGCGCGGCGCGGCCGGCGAAGTCGATTTCGCGGCCGTGATGGCACGCATCCGGCGCGTGGTGCGCGACATCGAGCCGCACGATTCGGTCGAGCGCTACACCGCGCTGGGTGTCGACGTGGTGCAGGGCCAGGCGCGCATCACCTCGCCGTGGTCGGTCGAGATCAGCACGCCGACCGGTGTGCAGACGCTGACCACGCGCAGCATCGTCATCGCCACCGGCGCGCGGCCGTTCGTGCCGACGATCCCCGGTCTGGCCGAGGTGGGTTTTCTGACCTCGGACACGCTGTGGGGCCTGACCGAACTGCCGCGGCGCCTGCTGGTGCTGGGCGGCGGGCCGATCGGCTGCGAGCTGGCGCAGAGTTTTGCGCGGCTGGGCTCGGCGGTCACGCAGGTCGAGATGGCGCCGCAGGTGATGGGCCGTGAAGACGCCGAGGTGTCGGCGCTGGTGGCGCAGGCCTTGCGCGCGGACGGCGTCGAACTGTTGACCGGCCATCAGGCGATCCGCTGCGAGCAGGACGGCGGCGTCAAGCGGCTGATCGTCAGACACGGCGATGCCGAACGCGCGATCGAGTTCGACACCCTGCTGTGCGCGGTCGGCCGCAGCCCGCGGGTCGAGGGCTTCGGGCTCGAAGAACTGGGCATCGCGCTGACCGCACGCAAGACCGTCGAGACCGATGCGTATCTGCAGACGCTCTACCCCAACATCTACGCAGTGGGCGACGTCGCCGGCCCCTACCAGTTCACGCACACCGCCTCGCACCAGGCCTGGTACGCGGCGGTCAACGCGCTGTTCGGCCGCTTCAAGCGTTTCAAGGCCGACTACTCGGTGATCCCGTGGGCGACCTTCACCGATCCCGAGGTGGCGCGGGTCGGGCTGTCCGAGGCCGAGGCGCGCGAGCGTGGCATCGCGGTCGAAGTCACGCGCTACGGCATCGACGACCTCGATCGCGCGATTGCCGACGGCAGCGCGCACGGTTTCGTCAAGGTGCTGACGGTGCCGGGCAAGGACCGTATCCTGGGCGCGACCATCGTCGGTGAACACGCCGCCGACCTGCTGGCGGAGTTTGTGCTGGCGATGAAACACGGCCTGGGCCTGAACAAGATCCTCGGCACCATCCACACCTACCCGACCCTGGCCGAGGCCAACAAGTACGCCGCCGGCAACTGGAAGCGCGCGCATGCGCCCCAGCGGCTGCTGGCCTGGGTCGAACGATTCCACGCCTGGGAGCGCACATGA
- the typA gene encoding translational GTPase TypA, translating into MTKQIRNIAIIAHVDHGKTTMVDQLLRQSGTFAEHEKVVDTVMDSNAIERERGITILAKNCAVSWEGTHINIVDTPGHADFGGEVERALSMVDGVVLLIDAQEGPMPQTRFVTKKALALGLKPIVVVNKVDKPGAKPDFVVNAAFDLFDKLGATDEQLDFPVVYASGINGWSSLEEGAPGEKWGEDMSALFNTVLKHVQPHAGDAAAPLQLQISALDYSTFVGRIGVGRINAGTIKPGMDVLVCEGTDGKTVKGRVNQVLTFQGLDRVQVTEAGPGDIVLINGIDALGIGVTVTDPQNPAPLPMLKVDEPTLTMNFCVNTSPLAGREGKYVTSRQIWDRLQKELQSNVALRVSETSEDGIFEVMGRGELHLTILIENMRREGYELAVSKPRVVFHDVNGEKHEPIELVTADVEETHQGGVMQALGERKGELVNMEPDGRGRVRLEYRIPARGLIGFSNEFMNLTRGSGLISNIFEGYEPHKGEIAGRKNGVLISMDAGEIFTYALGKLDDRGRMFVKPNDPVYEGMIVGIHSRDNDLVVNATRTKQLTNFRVSGKEDAIKITPPIDLTLEYGVEFIEDDELVEITPKSVRLRKRFLTENERKRAGR; encoded by the coding sequence ATGACCAAGCAAATCCGCAACATCGCCATCATCGCCCACGTCGACCATGGCAAGACCACCATGGTGGACCAACTCCTGCGTCAGAGCGGCACCTTCGCCGAGCACGAGAAGGTCGTCGACACCGTGATGGACAGCAACGCCATCGAACGCGAGCGTGGCATCACCATCCTGGCCAAGAACTGCGCCGTGAGCTGGGAAGGCACGCACATCAACATCGTCGACACCCCCGGACACGCCGACTTCGGCGGCGAGGTCGAGCGCGCGCTGTCGATGGTCGACGGCGTGGTGCTGCTGATCGATGCGCAGGAAGGCCCGATGCCCCAGACCCGCTTCGTGACCAAGAAGGCGCTCGCCCTCGGTCTGAAGCCGATCGTGGTGGTCAACAAGGTCGACAAGCCGGGTGCCAAGCCCGACTTCGTCGTCAACGCCGCTTTCGACCTGTTCGACAAGCTCGGCGCCACCGACGAGCAGCTCGACTTCCCCGTCGTCTACGCCTCGGGCATCAACGGCTGGTCGTCGCTCGAAGAAGGTGCGCCCGGCGAGAAGTGGGGCGAGGACATGTCCGCCCTGTTCAACACCGTGCTCAAGCACGTGCAGCCGCACGCCGGTGACGCCGCCGCGCCGCTGCAGCTGCAGATCTCCGCGCTCGACTACTCGACCTTCGTCGGCCGCATCGGCGTGGGCCGCATCAACGCCGGCACCATCAAGCCGGGCATGGACGTGCTGGTCTGCGAAGGCACCGACGGCAAGACCGTCAAGGGCCGCGTCAACCAGGTGCTGACCTTCCAGGGCCTGGACCGCGTGCAGGTGACCGAAGCCGGCCCGGGCGACATCGTGCTGATCAACGGCATCGACGCGCTGGGCATCGGCGTGACCGTGACCGACCCGCAGAACCCGGCACCGCTGCCGATGCTCAAGGTCGACGAGCCGACGCTGACGATGAACTTCTGCGTCAACACCAGCCCGCTGGCCGGCCGCGAAGGCAAGTACGTCACCAGCCGCCAGATCTGGGACCGCCTGCAGAAGGAGCTGCAATCGAACGTGGCGCTGCGCGTCTCGGAAACCAGCGAAGACGGCATCTTCGAGGTGATGGGCCGCGGTGAACTCCACCTGACGATCCTGATCGAGAACATGCGCCGCGAAGGCTACGAGCTGGCCGTGTCCAAGCCGCGCGTGGTGTTCCACGACGTCAACGGCGAGAAGCACGAGCCGATCGAACTGGTCACCGCCGACGTCGAAGAGACCCACCAGGGCGGCGTGATGCAGGCGCTGGGCGAGCGCAAGGGCGAACTGGTCAACATGGAGCCGGACGGCCGTGGCCGCGTGCGCCTCGAGTACCGCATCCCGGCGCGGGGCCTGATCGGTTTTTCCAACGAGTTCATGAACCTGACGCGGGGTTCGGGCCTGATCTCGAACATCTTCGAAGGCTACGAGCCGCACAAGGGCGAGATCGCCGGCCGCAAGAACGGCGTGCTGATCTCGATGGACGCCGGCGAGATCTTCACCTACGCGCTGGGCAAGCTCGACGACCGCGGCCGCATGTTCGTCAAGCCGAACGATCCGGTGTACGAGGGCATGATCGTCGGCATCCACAGCCGCGACAACGACCTGGTCGTCAACGCCACCCGCACCAAGCAGCTGACCAACTTCCGCGTCAGCGGCAAGGAAGACGCGATCAAGATCACGCCGCCGATCGACCTGACGCTCGAATACGGCGTCGAGTTCATCGAGGACGACGAGCTGGTCGAGATCACGCCCAAGTCGGTGCGTCTGCGCAAGCGGTTCCTGACCGAAAACGAACGCAAGCGCGCGGGGCGCTGA